A stretch of DNA from Synechococcus sp. JA-3-3Ab:
CGCACCTATCGGGATCGCCTGGAGACACTGGCCCATGTGGCGGCAGCCGGCCTGCAGATCTGCTGTGGCGGCATTGTCGGCCTTGGGGAAAGCGACGAAGACCGCATCGGCCTGCTGCACGTTCTGGCCAACCTGACGCCGCCCCCCACTTCAGTGCCCATCAACGCTTTGGTTCCCGTGGCCGGCACGCCCCTAGGCCAGCTTCCCCCGCCCGATCCGCTGCTGCTGGTGCGCACCATCGCCACGGCCCGCCTGCTGCTGCCCACCGCCCAGATCCGGCTCTCGGCAGGGCGAAAAAACCTGTCCGAGAGCGAGCAGGCGTTGTGCTTCTTGGCGGGGGCCAACTCCATCTTCACCGGGGAAAGGTTGCTGACCACGCCCAATCCGGGCCAGGCTGCCGATGCGGCTTTGCTCGAGAAGCTGGGCCTGCAACCTCTGTAGAGGCATCTCCCCTTGCCCTTTCGGGATCCCTGCTTGTAACAATCTTTGCAGAAAATCGAACCCTCTTAACCCTGTCGGCAGCCATGCCAGAATGGTGGCGACAGTGTTCTTCAGGGTTGTCACGTCGGGTTCATGTCTCCTGTCAGCACTGCCGAGCCCCTTGCCGAAGTCCAATCCCCTGAGGCGGCTGCTGCTTCTCCTCCCCAGCCCTTGCCGGGGGAGACTGGGGAGCCGTCAAGGGGGGGGTTCTTTTGGGGATCCCTGCGGCGCTGGTGGTCTCGCTGGAAACAAAAGCTGCGCCTGGAGACCCAGTTGCTCTTTGTGGCCACGCTGGTGGTCTCGCTGGTGGTGAGCAGCTTCACCTTCTGGGCCGTCAGCACCGTGCAGCAGGATGCGCGCTTTAACGAAGCCCGCTTTGGCCGGGATCTGGGGCTGCTGTTGGCGGCCAATGTCGCCCCCCTGATCGCAGAAGATCGCATTGGCGAAGTGGCCCAGCTGTCGCGGCAATATTTTGAGAGCACCAGCAGCATTCGCTATTTGCTCTATGCCGACCCGGAGGGGAACATCTACTACGGGATCCCGTTTTCCAACCAGGAGGTGAAAACCTCCCTCAGCCTTACCCGTCGCATCCAACTGCCGGACAACCGCCCGCCTGCCGAGGGTCAGCCGCTGGTGCGCACCCACCTCACCCCTGCCGGGCGGGTGACGGACATTTTTGTCGGCATCTATCATCAGGGCCGCTTTTTGGGCACCCTCGGCCTTGGCATCAACCCCAACCCCGCCCTCGTGCGCTCGACGCAACTGGCGCGGGAGGTCGCGATTGGAGTGTTCTTGGCGGTGTGGGTTCTGGCCATCCTGGGAGCCGTGGTCAACGCCCTCACCATTACTTACCCCATCAAAGCACTGGTCAAGGGCGTCCAGGAGATCACCAAGGGCAACTTCAAGCAGCGCATCGACCTGCCCTTTGGGGGAGAGCTGGCCCAGCTCATCGACAGCTTTAACGAGATGGCGGAGCGGCTGCAGAGCTACGAGGAGCAGAACATCGAAGAACTGGCCGCCGCCAAGGCCAAGCTGGAGACTTTGGTTTTCTCCATCGTCGATGCCGCCATTTTGCTGGACGCTGAGTTTCGCGTACTCTTGCTCAACCCGGCGGCTTCCCGCATGTTCGGCTGGGAGGGCGAGCCTGTTTTGGGCAAGCCCTTGCCGGAGCTGTTGCCCGAGGATCTGCGGCAGCAGTTGGCCCGCCCCCTGATGCAAATTGCCCGCGGGGATCAAGAGGCAGAGGAAATTCGCGTCAACCTCAGCGGCCCCACCAAGCGCGTCATCCGCATCCTGCTGTCGCCGGTGTCGGATCCGCGGCGGCAAAACCTCAAGGGGATCGTGATGACGGTGCAGGACATCACCCGCGAGGTGGAGCTCAACGAGGCCAAGGCCCAGTTCATCAGCAACATCAGCCACGAGCTGCGCACCCCACTCTTTAGCATCAAGTCCTTCATCGAGACCCTCTACGAGTACGGCGAGCAGATGTCGCCAGAGGAGCGGCTGGACTATCTGGAAATTGCCAACCGCGAAACCGATCGCCTCACCCGCCTGGTCAACGATGTGTTGGATTTGTCCCGTCTGGAGTCGGGGAAACAGTACCACTTCGAGGCTGTCGATATTGCAGCGGTGATCGAGCAAACCCTGCGCACCCACCACCTGCAAGCCCGCGACAAAGGGATCCAGTTGCGCAAGTTCGTCGATCCGGATCTGCCCCTGGTGTGGGGCAACTACGATCTGCTGCTGCAAGTGATGACCAATCTCTTGGGCAATGCCCTCAAGTTCACGCCCTCGGGAGGGCTGGTGACGGTGCATGCCCACCCGGTCGTGCAGGCGGATGGATCCCCGCAGGCGGTGCGGGTGGCGGTGGCCGATACGGGCATCGGCATTGCCCCGGAGGATCAGGAGCGGATCTTCGACCGCTTTTTCCGGGTGGAGAACCGCGTCCACACCCTGGAGGGCACCGGCCTGGGCCTGGCCATCGTGCGCAACATCCTGGAGAAACACCACACCCGCATCTGCCTGGAAAGCAAGCTGGAACAGGGATCCACCTTCTGGTTCGACCTGCACCTCTACACCGAAAACGGGCCGCTGGAGTTTGCCGCCCAGCCAGGCGAAACGGATCCCCCCAGTTGCCGCTGGCGGGAGGACTCCCGTCACACCCATCAATCTTGAGGAGCAGAAATGGACAGCCTACCGGCAATTTTTTGGGATTGGGCCTCAGCGCTGCCTGCGGCTTTCGCATTTTTGTGCCGCTGTTGGTGATGAACCTGGCAGCTCGCTCCGGGCATCTGCCGTTGGCTCCCGATCTGCAGTGGATTGGGTCGGAAGAGGTGCTGTCGGTTTTTGCGGTGGCTACCTTTTTCGAGGTTGCTGCCTACTGTGTACCCTGGGTGGATAACCTGCTGGACGTGGTGGCAACGCCGGTGGCGGTAGCGGCCGGGATCCTGGTGATGTCGGCGGCAAGGGATCCCTCTACACTGGAGAAGGTTTTGAGTTGTGAGGGGTTGCTGCCATGCCGCCTCGCTGGCCCCGGAAGCCCTCCCGTCGGGATCCTGAGTTTCGCAAGCTGGATGACCGCTACACCTACGCGGCGCATCTGGCTGTTTTTCTCTGCAGCGCGTCGGGGCTGGTGTTTTTCCAGCAGCTGTATCGGGCGGATTGGCCGTGGCTGCTGCCGCTGTTGGGCGGGTGGGGCCTAGGCCTGGGGATCCACAGCTTCTGGATCTTTTTTGTGGCCCGCTATCCTGCCGATCCGGATTTGGTGGAGCTCCCCCCCGAAGCCAACGAAGACTCTGCAGAAGCCGGCTAGCGGCCTCCTTCAAGGGGAGCCAGAAGAGAAGAGGCGCTGTCGTCGTTGCCGCTGCAGCAGCAGGGGGGAAAGGTCGCTCTCGTCGTAGATATCCCCCACCAGCTCTTCCAAAATGTCCTCCAGCGTAATGAGGCCGGTGGTGCCGCCAAACTCATCCACCACGATCCCCAGGTGTTGGCGGGAGCGCAGCATCTCTTTGAGCAGCAGGCTGACGCGCTTGGTCTCGGGCACAAAAAAAGGCGGGGACATGGCCTTGGTCACCTCGGCATTGCCCTTTTGCTCCAGGTAGCGCAGGGCCTGCTTGAGGTGGATGACGCCGACGATCTCGTCCTTGGATTCCCCCTGCACGGGGATGCGGGAGTAGCCCGTCTCCAGGCAGAGCTTCACCACATCCTGCAGCGTTTTGTCGTGGGAAATGGTCTCCATTTTTACCCTTGGCTTGGCCACATCCCCAGCCTGGAGCAAATCCAACGCCATCGCCCCGCGAAACAGGCGCCGTTTTTGCCAATCCAGTAGCCCTCGCTGCCCCAGCACATCGATCAACAGCTCCAAATCCTTGAGGGAAGCGGTGGCTGTCAGCGGCGAGAGCTCCAACAGGTTGAACAGTCTCCTGACAACCCACTCAGAGGCAGCGGTAAAAGGGCGCAGCAGCACCGAGAGGACATGGACAGGCCGCACCACCCAGCGGAACACTGCCAGCGGATGGCTCACCGCCAAAGACTTGGGCGCCACTTCCCCCACCAGGAGCACCAGGATCGTGGTGGGCACGGTGGCGGCCAAAGCTCCAAACTGGGATCCCAGCAGCTCAATAGAGATGGTGGTGGCCAGGGCGGCAATGCCGATGTTGACAAAGTTGTTCACCAACAACAGGGTGGTGATCATCCGCGAGCGCTGTTGTTGAGCCAGTCGATAGAGGCCTTGCGGATCCCCTTGTTCTTCGATCAGGGACTCCAAGCGCAGGTTGTCCATAGCCGTGATGGCGGTTTCCGCTCCGGAGCAGGCCCCTGAGAGGAGAAGCAGAAAAGCCAGGAGGAGGAAATTACCCATAGTGCTCGCGGCTACCCAGAGCCGGATACGAGTGATTTGGGCCGAGGGGGAGCAGGGCAGGCCAGTATCTCTTCGTCAACAGGATTCCTACCTTAGCGGTTCTGGCCAAGCGCATCGCCCCCCCAAGGCTCAACACCTCAGAATTGAATTGGCCCCATCTCGCAAGCTTGAGAAAATCTTCAGGGTTCAGATAACTTCAGATAATATCGAAATGGGCTGCCCCGGATCGCTCCAAAAGCTGCCGGTACAGCCTCACAATTTTGTCTTCCACCTCAGCTTGGCTCAGGTGGTCCGTGTCGATCAGAATGGCATCGGGGGCAGGCCGCAAGGGAGAGATAAGCCGCTCGCTGTCGCGGCGATCCCGCTGCTCGATCTGAGCTTTTAACTCTTCGAGGGACACCACTTGTCCTTGGGCTTGCAGTTGGTGTTGCCGGCGCTGGGCCCGCTCCCCCACCGAGGCGGTCAAAAAGACTTTCAGCTCGGCATCAGGAAAAACATGGGTGCCGATATCTCGCCCCTCCAGGACGGCCCCCCCATCCCGTCCAATGAGGCGTTGCCGCTTCACCAGCTCCTGCCGTACCCCCGGCACTGCCGCCACCTGAGAAACCCAGCGGGTCACCTCTGGGGAACGAATGGCCTGGGTAACTTCCTCACCGTCGGCCCAGATGCGGGTGGGTTCGTCGGCCGAGGGGCCACTTTGTAGGGTTAGTTGGGTTTGGGCAGCCAGTTGGGTCAGTTGCTCGGCGTCGTCCAACGGGATCCCCCGCTGCAGCGCCAGCCAGGTGATGGCCCGGTACATCGCCCCCGTATCCAGGTACAAGAGCTGCAGTTGAGCGGCCACTGCCCGCGCTACGCTGGACTTCCCGGCCCCTGCCGGGCCGTCGATGGCAATCAGCGGGCGACGCCCCCTTTTCGGGGAAGGAGGCACTGCACTCTGCTGTTCTTGGGGCAAGGGATCCACCCCTTCCGGGGAAAGGAGCAGGTTGTCGATGAGGCGAGTTTGCCCTACATAGGCGGCGATGGCCAGTAGCCCCTTATCTTTCACCTCCGATAGGGGCTGGAGGGTTTGCGGATCCACCAATTCCAGATATTGCACGCGCAGCTCGGGGGTGCGCTCCAGCTCAGCACGGGCGGCGGCCAGGATCCCTTCGGCGGAGGGATCCCCGGCTTGCCAGTGGTCGTAACCTCGGCGCAGGGCGCGGTACAGGCTGGCGGCCACCTGCCGCTCCACTGCCGAAAGGTAGCGGTTGCGGGAGCTGTAGGCAAGGCCGTCGGCTTCTCGCACGGTGGGGCAAGGGACAATGGTGGTGGGAATTTGCAGATCTTGAACCAGCCGCTGGATAATTGCCAGTTGCTGGGCATCCTTTTGGCCAAAATAGGCCCGCTGCGGCTGCACCAGGTTTAGCAGTTGCAGCACAATGGTGGCCACGCCGCGAAAATGCCCCGGTCGGTGGGGGGCGCAGAGGGTCTGCAAAAGGGACTCAGGAGGCATGACCCAGGTGCGATCGCCGGCAGTGGCCGGGTCGGCCCCCATCTCCTGCGGGTCGGGGGCAAACACCACATCCACGCCCGCGGCTTCACACAGAGCCCGATCCCCTTCCTCGTCGCGGGGGTAGCGATCCCAGTCTTCGTTGGGGCCAAATTGGAGGGGGTTGACAAAGATGCTGACCACCGTGTGGTCACACTCTTGGCGGCAGCGGCGAATTAGGCTGAGATGTCCTTCGTGCAGGGATCCCATCGTTGGCACCAGGCCTATGGTAGATCCCCGCCAGCTCGCTACCTGCTCCCGCAAAGCCGCCACCGTGCGCAGCCACTGCATTGCCATGCCACCTCACCTGCTGAGCCACTCTCTTGCCGACGGTTTGGTGCCAGCTTTTTCCTCCCTGGCTTTCACAGACCCATCTTATTGCCGCGCTGATACTGTCTGTAGGCGGCCACAAACAGGCCTGCCAAGGTAACCAGCACCATCCCCAAAACGATCCCCAGCAAAATTGGCTCGATCACAACCTAGGCCTCCTACTTCAAACCTAGATCATGATAAGCCAAGCCCAAACTCTTCCTCACCTTGCCCGGGGGGATCCCTGCCAAAAGTCAAAACAACGAAGGTACAGGGGACGCCCCCAATTGCCTCGGTGGAGGGTCAAGTCTCCACGGCTATGGCTTGCTCTTTGATCGCTTTGATCGCTTCGTTGAACCTGCAACTGTCCCGCCCGAACTTGCCGAAAGATGTTTCCCAACCACAACTGCTCTCCCGCTTTGAAGGAGTGTCTGGCTGGGCTGGAAGAGCAACTGCGCCCTCTGGCAGACAAGGCCGTTCCCCTGTTGGTGGCAGACTCGGATCCGCTGCAAGTGTGGGCTGCCGTTTTGGCCTGCCAACACCTGGGGATCCCCCTCTTCTTGGCCAATCCCCACTGGGGAGGACGAGAGTGGGGGCAGGCTCTGGCCAGCCTGGGATCCGCTTGGCGCTGGCGGCGAGGGCAGTTGCAGGAGGGTTCTGCCTCCTCCCACCCCCCTCTGCAGCATTGGCAACAGATCCTACCCAGCGCCGATTGGCCAGTAATCGGGATCCCTACCGGTGGCTCCGGCGGCCAGGTGAAATGGGCAGTGCACTCCTGGCGTACCCTCAGCGCCTCTGCCAGAGCCCACCAGCAGCACTTCAGCGTGGATTGCGTCCATAGCTATTGTGTCCTGCCCCTGTACCACGTCAGCGGCCTGATGCAAGCTGTTCGTTCCTGGCTGAGCGGCGGCCAGTGGATTGTCTGGGATTGGAAACGACAGCAGCAGGCCGAGGCCTGGGATCCGCCTTTGCCGGGCAGCTTTCTGTCGCTGGTGCCCACCCAGTTGCAGCGGCTGTTGCTCAACGCCCAGCCGGGAGTCTTGGAGAGCCTGCGCCAGTTTCGAGCCATTCTGGTTGGCGGCGGCCCCACCTGGCCCAGTTTGCGGCAACAGGCCCGGCAACTGCACCTGCCCTTGGCCCTCACCTATGGCATGACCGAAAGCGCCTCCCAGGTGTGTACGCTCCTGCCGGAAGCCTTTTTGCAGGGGAGCGATAGCCTGGGGCGGCCCCTGCCCCACGCCACCCTGGAGATCCGCGGCGAAGCAGGGGATCCCTTGCCCGCCCAGACGGCGGGCCACATCCACGTGTGGGCGGAATCCCTGGCGCTGGGCTACTACCCTTTGGCGAGGGAGGCTGATGGCCTGGGCAAGTGGCAACAGCGGGGCTTCACCCCTGGAGATTGGGGCTATCTGGACTCAGACGGCTATCTCTACTGGCTGGGCCGCGCCGACGACCTGATCCTGACCGGCGGGGAAAAGGTGATGGCGGCCGAGGTAGAAGGGGAGATCCGGGCCAGCGGCTGGGTGGAGGATGTGTGCGTGCTCGGCCTGCCCGACGGCGAGTGGGGCCAGCAGGTGGTGGCGGTGGCCGTGCCCAAGGCTGGGATCCCTGCCCTCCCCGTAGAGCTGGAGAGGCACCTAAAGCAACACCTGAGCCAACAACTGAGCCCCTTCAAGCACCCTAAGCAATGGCTATGGTGTGCCGGGATCCCGCGCAACGCCCAGGGCAAAGTCAGCCGCCAACAGCTGCGGCAGTGGGCGGCCCAGCAGTTGAGACTGGCAACGCCAGGCAGCTAGCCGGATCCCTCCCGGATGCCCAGACGGGCCAAGTCTCGCCAGATTTCAAAGGCCAACTCGCGGTTGTGTGGCTCTGTGGCCAAAGCTTTTCTCAAGTAAGCCTCTGCCTGCTGGTAGCGACCCTCGCAGATTAAATGATTGCCGAAGCGCTGATAGGCCAAAGCCAAGATGTGGATGGCTTCCTTGGAGTTGGGAAACCGCTTCAGCAGCGCCTCCGCCAGAGCCACTGCCGTGGGCAACTTACGCTCGCGCCAAGCCGCCTTGACGCGGGCAATCCCTGCCTCAAGGGATTCCCGAGCCGGTGGTTCTGCTGAGATGGAGCCTGACCCAGTGGTGCGTACAACCACGCGCCTTTCCCCCCTCACAGAACTGGGTGGAGAGTGTCGTTGGGCGTCGTAGCGCCGCCGCTCTTCAGGGTTGCTCAGCACTTGGTAGGCCTGGTAGATCTGCTCAAATCGTTCTCGGGATCCCTCTCCTGCCACATCGGGGTGAAACTGCCGCGCCAACCGGCGAAAGGCTCGCTTGATATCTTCGCTGTTCGCTTGGGGAGAGAGGTTCAGGATTGCATAGTAGTCCATGAGCGGCAGCAGAAGAGAGGGTGAGGGGCTGCTGAACCTGGGCGAAGAGTCAGCTCTGGCTCGGAGCTACGCCGATCATGCCATGCCAACCTGGGCTGAACCAAGGGATCCCCTCGGCGCTCATGCAATTTAGATCCAATCTAGTAGAGAATCATTCTCATGTTGAGGCATGGTGCTGCATTGACCATTCTGACTGAGCGCTAAGAGGCATCTCTTCGCACAGCTACCTCAGAGGCAGGGATCCAGTGCTAGACTTTGCCCAAGTTGTAAATTCCAGACTTTGCCTAACTCTACTCCTAACTGTTCTCAAAGTACTTTTAGCTGTCTCTAAGTCCTATTTCTGAGTGACTATGAGCGAAGCACTGCACCGCGCCCTTGCCAATGAAGACCCGCAAGGATTGCTGGCTTACTTGCAGCAAGGGGGACATGTGAATGCTCCCGATTCGCAGGGGTTCACCCCGCTTCACAAAGCAGTACTCATCGGCAATCTGGAGCTGTTGGACTTGCTTTTGGCTTATGGCGCTTCCGTCGACTCGATGGATTCCACAGGGGCTACGCCGCTCCATTTGGCTGCTGCCAGCGGCCAGGTGGAAGTGGTGGAGCGGCTTCTCAAGGCAGGCAGCGATATCGATCTGCTAGATCGCTATGGATACACTCCTCTCCATCGGGCTGCCCTAACCGATCAGGCAGAAGTTATTGGTCTGCTGATCCAAAAAGGGGCAAAAACCTGTGGCGTTCTCCACTGGGCTACAGCTACGGGTAGGAAAAGCGTTCTCGCCCGCTTGCTCTCCAAGGGGGCACCGGTGGATGCCGTTGATGAGACGGGGCGAACTCCTCTGCACGAGGCGGCCACACAAGGACACTTGGGCATCGCTCGCTTTCTCATTTTGTACGGGGCCGATGTCAACGCGCGCAACCGCTTCGGGGCGACACCCATGCACTGGGCTGCCTGGGAAGGGCATATCCAGATCCTAGAGCTGCTGTTGGAAAATGGGGCCGAATTAAACCCCCGCAATCACGATGGACACACTCCCCTCGCCTATGCCCAGAAACGTCAGCACAGGCTAGCTGCCCAATGGCTGCAAGACCGAGGCGCAACCCTTTAGTTTGGCTTAAGGGATCCCTACTTCTTGGGAGACGGGAGATAGAGTTGGAAGGAATTCCACAGAAAAAGGAGAGAGGATGTTAGATTTCCCCTCTCCGATCTCTTCGTCGCGGTTAGCGTTAACGCCATCTAGATTCTAATCGATAACTCGCATCTGGTTCAATTCCTTTCTCCAGATTTTAATCTTCTTCCAACATCATTTTTTAGAGAACAAAACAAAGACGGAACAGCTAGCTTGTTCCGAAAACATCCGTTTATCTCCTTACTTTCTAGAGGATTGGTAGCCATTCCAAATAGCTCAAGATACTTCCCCAGCGCTTCACGCCGCTTTCGCTTGCTGGCCCGCCGACGCAAGCGCGATCACCCTCGACTGCTACCTCCTACTTCAACACGATGTTGGCGGAAAACCTCCCCCTCTCCCATTAATTGATATTTAGTCTCATTAACTTTGTGGAGAAAAAGGGATCCCTGCCAAGCGCAGGATGGCCAGTTCCGCCGGCGCGGGATCCCTGCTGCGTCCAAGACAAGAGAGGAAGACTGATGGATATGACTCCACCACTCAACCGGGTGACAGTATAGCACTATTGAGATTAAGTTGCAATATATCCCCAGGGCACATCGGTTCCTCTTTGATAAAGACTTGCATCAAACCGAGTGAGTCTGGTAGAGTACCTAGCTAAAGTAGTTGGAAAAATTTGCAGCTAGGTCTTCGCAGGTTGCGGAGTGGTGAGCATGACATGGCAACAGGTTCAGGCGGGCGTGTGGTGTCGGCAGTTGGGGCAATTGGCGCCCCAGTGGTGGCTGGGGTGGAGTCCTGAGCAGGGCTTCCGGCTCTATCGCCAAGAGTCCCTACCTTCTCTCTCTGCTTTGCGGATTCGCTGCCAAGAGCGAGATGGCTGGCTGGATGTGTTTTTGGGAGAAGCGGAGCAACATCTCCAGCGGCGGCGCAGTCTCTTAGACGCAACGGCGCGGGTGGCTTTGCACTACTTGCCGGAAGAGCTGGTTCAGATTCGGTCTCTTCCACGTCCTCATGAGCGCATTCCTCTGGAGCTTTGGCAGCGGCTAACCCAGCAACGGAGTTGAGGTCTACCCAAGAATTCTTAAAAAACCATTAAAACCCTTACTGAGCTGCATTCAAAGTCACTTCACCCCGCGGGGATCCGAGGCGACCGGGAAGGCGGAAGTTCTCTTCCCTTCCAGCCTTTCTTGCTCTGGGGAGCGATAGCCCCTCTGCTCTTTTTCTCTCCGCCTGGCCAGGCTTAAGCTGGGAAGGGAAGTGCAGCGGCTGAAGCCATGACCGTTTCTGAGCACCAACCCAAGCCACGCTTTGAGCAGCAAGCCGGTGGGCTGACTGCTCGCCGCCTTTTGAAGGGATCCATCATCGGCGCCGGGCAGGTGGGCATGGCCTGCGCCTACGCGATGCTTATCCAGAACACCCTCGATGAGCTGGTGATCCACGACATCGACCGCGCCAAGCTGGAAGGGGAAGTGATGGATCTGGTGCATGGGATCCCTTTTGTGGAGCCGACGCGGATCTGGGCAGGGGAGCTGGCCGATTGTGCCGGGTCAGACGTGGTGATTGTGACGGCGGGGGCCAAGCAGCGGCCTGGAGAAACCCGTTTGGATTTGGTTCACCGCAACGTCGAGATCTTCAAAAGCTTGATCCCGGCCCTGATGGAGCATTGCCCCAGCGCCATTTTCCTGGTGGTGAGCAACCCCGTTGACGTCATGACCTATGTTTCCCTGAAGTTAGCGGGGCTGCCGGCGGGGCAGGTGCTGGGGTCGGGAACGGTTTTGGATACGGCTCGCTTTCGCTATCTGTTGGCCCAGAGGCTGGGGGTGGATCCGCGCAGCCTGCACGCCTACATCATCGGCGAACATGGGGATAGCGAGGTGGCCGTCTGGAGCAAGGTGAACATCGCCGGCACGCCGATTGGCCAGCTCTCGCCGGAATGGGATCCCGCCCATTTGGGCGATATCTTCGAGCAGGTGCGCAATGCCGCCTATGAGATCATCCGCCGCAAAGGGGCCACCAGCTATGCCATTGGTCTGGGGGTGGCACAAATTGTCCAGGCCCTGGTACGGGATCAGCGGCGCGTTTTAACCGTGAGCAGCCTCACCCAGGGAGAATATGACCTGCCGGAGGTCTGCCTTAGTTTGCCGAGAGTGGTCGGTCGGCAAGGGGTGGAGCGCACGCTGGCCATGTCCCTCACCGAGAGCGAGCGGCAGCAACTGCACCGCTCTGCCCACATCTTGCGGCAAGTCATCGACAGCATCCGGTGGTAGAGCTGGGCTGCCGGATCCCGTTTGTTTTGGATCCACCGTTGGGTTCGCTACGGCTGTGGCTGACGGCAGGAGGTGGTCTGTGGAAGCGGACGTGCAGCGAGCACAGCAGGCCCAACTTGAGAAAGGCTCCTCTGTTCCCCCCTGGACAGGGATCCCGCTGCAGAAGGGTCTCGGCCAGCGACTGCGGCAACACGTCAACCCCCTGCAGGCTCAGTACCAACAACCCACCCCCCCACCCCACTGGGAACGGGTGTATCGGCGACTGGGGCAGCCCTTGCATTTGGATATCGGCTCAGGGAGCGGACGCTTTTTGCTGCGCATGGCCCAGGAGCAGCCCGACTGGAACTTTTTGGGGGTAGAGATTCGACAGCCGCTGGTGGAGCGGGCCAATGCTTGGCGGGACGAGCTGGGGCTGGATAACGTCCATTTTCTGTTTGCCAACATCAATGTCTCCCTGCGGCATCTGTTTGCGCCGGGAGATCTCAGCCGGGTCACCATCCAATTTCCGGATCCCTGGTTTAAAAAGCGCCATCACAAGCGGCGGATCGTCCAACCGCGACTGGTGGCGGATCTGGCCCTGCTGCTGCAACCGGGCAGCCCCGTCTTCCTGCAGTCGGACGTGCGGGAAGTGGCCGAGGAGATGGTCGATCGTTTCCTAGAGCATCCGCAGTTTTGGAATCCCTACCAGGGGCCCATCGATGACAACCCCTTCGGCATTCCCACCGAGCGGGAGTGGCAGTGCCTGCAGTTGGGTCTGCCCATCTACCGTTATTGGCTAGAGCGACGCTGACCCCTTTATCCGGCTGAAGCCAATAGAAGCTAGGATATAACCCGCTGGAGTTGCCTCGGTTGCTGCCATGTCTCCCTCTGAAGCCACGGCCTCTGTCGATCCCTTTTCCGCTTGGCTTTCTGTTCGCCGAGGGATCCTCAACCTGCTGAGCCTATTGGCCCTTTTGATTGTCGGGCTTTCGCTTTCCAGCAGTTGGTTTCAGCCGCCGCCGCAAACGCAGTTGGATCTGTTGCAAACCAATCTCGCCCTGCAGGCTGCCCGCACCCTCGACGATCCCCGCTATCAGGACCTGGCGCGGGCTCTCCTGGGGCAGAACGTTTTCGAGCTGGCCCACAATCGCTACCAGCAGGTGGCCGACAACTACGCCGAACGCCTGCAGCGCCTCAAACGGATGGCACGGCTGGAAAGGGCGACTTCCTCGGCAGGGGGCAAACCCGAATTGGCCAGGGTATCAGATGCGGTGGGGCCGGCCTCAACCCCAGAAGAAGTGGATCCCGTCCTCCTGGCTTCTGTCCAGGATCTGCAGGCGGAGCTGGACGCCCTGCGGCTGCGCCTGGGTCTGCTCTACGTCTACCAGGAGGATCTGGAGGCAGCCCAGCAGCAGTGGCAAGAGGTAGTCGATCCAGAACGTCCCTTGGAGCTGGAATCCGGCCAGAAGAGGGTGGCACAGGTTTTACAAGGGCTGTGGGGAACGCCACGGCGCATCTTGCCAGAGGCCGAGGTGCAAATCCGCAACCACCTGGACGGTTGGTTTGAGGCGGTGGCCCTGCAGCAGCTCTACCGGCTGCAACAGCGCAGCGACAGCCTCAATGCCCTCAACCAGCAGCAGGAAAAATTGGCCTTGGCAGCCCTGTTCCGGCTGGCGGTGGTGGGCGGGATCCCGCTGCTGGGGGCGCTGCTGGGGCTGGTGCTCTTGTTGGGCTGGCTGGGCTGGAGCTTCTGGCGCCAACGTCCTCTTGTGGGCCCGCC
This window harbors:
- a CDS encoding DnaJ domain-containing protein → MDYYAILNLSPQANSEDIKRAFRRLARQFHPDVAGEGSRERFEQIYQAYQVLSNPEERRRYDAQRHSPPSSVRGERRVVVRTTGSGSISAEPPARESLEAGIARVKAAWRERKLPTAVALAEALLKRFPNSKEAIHILALAYQRFGNHLICEGRYQQAEAYLRKALATEPHNRELAFEIWRDLARLGIREGSG
- a CDS encoding ankyrin repeat domain-containing protein encodes the protein MSEALHRALANEDPQGLLAYLQQGGHVNAPDSQGFTPLHKAVLIGNLELLDLLLAYGASVDSMDSTGATPLHLAAASGQVEVVERLLKAGSDIDLLDRYGYTPLHRAALTDQAEVIGLLIQKGAKTCGVLHWATATGRKSVLARLLSKGAPVDAVDETGRTPLHEAATQGHLGIARFLILYGADVNARNRFGATPMHWAAWEGHIQILELLLENGAELNPRNHDGHTPLAYAQKRQHRLAAQWLQDRGATL
- a CDS encoding 2-succinylbenzoate--CoA ligase, whose product is MFPNHNCSPALKECLAGLEEQLRPLADKAVPLLVADSDPLQVWAAVLACQHLGIPLFLANPHWGGREWGQALASLGSAWRWRRGQLQEGSASSHPPLQHWQQILPSADWPVIGIPTGGSGGQVKWAVHSWRTLSASARAHQQHFSVDCVHSYCVLPLYHVSGLMQAVRSWLSGGQWIVWDWKRQQQAEAWDPPLPGSFLSLVPTQLQRLLLNAQPGVLESLRQFRAILVGGGPTWPSLRQQARQLHLPLALTYGMTESASQVCTLLPEAFLQGSDSLGRPLPHATLEIRGEAGDPLPAQTAGHIHVWAESLALGYYPLAREADGLGKWQQRGFTPGDWGYLDSDGYLYWLGRADDLILTGGEKVMAAEVEGEIRASGWVEDVCVLGLPDGEWGQQVVAVAVPKAGIPALPVELERHLKQHLSQQLSPFKHPKQWLWCAGIPRNAQGKVSRQQLRQWAAQQLRLATPGS
- a CDS encoding CPBP family intramembrane glutamic endopeptidase — translated: MSPSEATASVDPFSAWLSVRRGILNLLSLLALLIVGLSLSSSWFQPPPQTQLDLLQTNLALQAARTLDDPRYQDLARALLGQNVFELAHNRYQQVADNYAERLQRLKRMARLERATSSAGGKPELARVSDAVGPASTPEEVDPVLLASVQDLQAELDALRLRLGLLYVYQEDLEAAQQQWQEVVDPERPLELESGQKRVAQVLQGLWGTPRRILPEAEVQIRNHLDGWFEAVALQQLYRLQQRSDSLNALNQQQEKLALAALFRLAVVGGIPLLGALLGLVLLLGWLGWSFWRQRPLVGPPWEVPWPGIGAQAVLTGWFLGFILLNALVPRLYTVGLGLGTQQLSPWHQAVALFLTYNAGALLGAALLYRLLRLYPGWQKVLQVRLWGPWILWGLGGYWAALPLVVLAAALSQLLLPQAGGGNPILPLLLESHGWGARLVFLAVVSVCAPVFEEVLFRGFWLPTLSRYLPMGAAILLSAFTFALAHLNLSDLLPLTMLGVVLGVVYSHSRNLLAPILLHSLWNTGSLVTLLVLGGAS
- the trmB gene encoding tRNA (guanosine(46)-N7)-methyltransferase TrmB; translation: MQKGLGQRLRQHVNPLQAQYQQPTPPPHWERVYRRLGQPLHLDIGSGSGRFLLRMAQEQPDWNFLGVEIRQPLVERANAWRDELGLDNVHFLFANINVSLRHLFAPGDLSRVTIQFPDPWFKKRHHKRRIVQPRLVADLALLLQPGSPVFLQSDVREVAEEMVDRFLEHPQFWNPYQGPIDDNPFGIPTEREWQCLQLGLPIYRYWLERR
- a CDS encoding L-lactate dehydrogenase: MKGSIIGAGQVGMACAYAMLIQNTLDELVIHDIDRAKLEGEVMDLVHGIPFVEPTRIWAGELADCAGSDVVIVTAGAKQRPGETRLDLVHRNVEIFKSLIPALMEHCPSAIFLVVSNPVDVMTYVSLKLAGLPAGQVLGSGTVLDTARFRYLLAQRLGVDPRSLHAYIIGEHGDSEVAVWSKVNIAGTPIGQLSPEWDPAHLGDIFEQVRNAAYEIIRRKGATSYAIGLGVAQIVQALVRDQRRVLTVSSLTQGEYDLPEVCLSLPRVVGRQGVERTLAMSLTESERQQLHRSAHILRQVIDSIRW